The proteins below are encoded in one region of Engraulis encrasicolus isolate BLACKSEA-1 chromosome 1, IST_EnEncr_1.0, whole genome shotgun sequence:
- the LOC134455903 gene encoding junctional adhesion molecule A-like, translating to MVMMTTLRGPQSTTTRLLLLLLLGATGSWAFTATTSTPKVDVEENKGADLKCSPSADFGSDVRVEWKFQNTGAAQVSLVIYKGKPTEPYTGRVEQYNGGLRFSRVTRKDTGTYICAVAGNGYSAEAKIALTVLVPPSVPLCHIPASVRSGSNVKLTCTDKEASPPATYKWYKSKVPMPIDPSKFPNYKNMSYKLNPNNGVLVFPRVVLMDEGEYFCESTNSAGLPKRCVAARMAVYGVNTGGIVAGVIILLILIALLIVGLWFAHRKGYLTKMKERVSGGGPTNSAVYRPTSDNGDDEEGEFKQKSSFVV from the exons atggtgatgatgacaacGCTACGAGGTCCTCAGTCAACAACAACacggctactgctgctgctgctactgggtGCAACAG GATCTTGGGCCTTCACTGCCACCACCAGCACCCCTAAAGTGGACGTGGAGGAGAACAAgg GTGCTGATTTGAAGTGTTCCCCGTCGGCTGACTTCGGGTCGGATGTTCGCGTGGAGTGGAAGTTTCAGAACACCGGTGCAGCGCAAGTCAGTCTGGTCATATACAAGGGCAaacccacag agccGTATACTGGTCGTGTTGAGCAGTATAACGGAGGTCTTCGTTTCAGCCGGGTGACTCGTAAGGATACTGGAACATACATATGTGCTGTGGCAGGGAATGGGTACTCAGCTGAAGCCAAAATCGCACTCACTGTATTGG TTCCTCCCTCGGTGCCATTGTGTCATATTCCGGCGTCTGTGCGTTCGGGTTCCAATGTGAAGCTGACCTGTACCGACAAGGAAGCATCACCCCCAGCAACCTACAAGTGGTACAAGagcaag GTTCCCATGCCAATCGATCCCAGCAAGTTCCCCAACTATAAGAACATGAGCTACAAACTCAACCCCAACAATGGAGTActg GTGTTTCCGCGTGTGGTCCTGATGGATGAAGGGGAATACTTCTGTGAGTCCACCAACAGCGCTGGACTGCCCAAACGCTGTGTTGCTGCCAGGATGGCTGTTT atGGTGTGAATACTGGAGGCATCGTAGCTGGTGTGATCATCCTCCTGATTCTGATTGCATTGCTCATCGTTGGACTCTGGTTCGCCCACCGCAAAGGATACCTCACCA agatgaaggagagagtaTCTGGAGG TGGGCCGACAAACTCAGCTGTGTATCGTCCAACATCAGACAACGGAGATGACgaggag gggGAGTTCAAGCAGAAGTCTTCATTTGTGGTCTAg